Within Lolium rigidum isolate FL_2022 chromosome 5, APGP_CSIRO_Lrig_0.1, whole genome shotgun sequence, the genomic segment gatgttgtacaagtttctcattgcgagcacgtatgactatatatgggaaacatgcctacatgattaataatcttgatgttctgtcttaatgctatttcaatcctatcaattgcccaagctgtaatttgttcacccaacacttgttattggagagttaccactagtgtagatagttgggaaccccggtccatctctcatcatcatatactcgttctacatgacattggaagtagtatcaactattttactggtgccattgcctactgtgttactattactgctgcacgtattcttgttactacttgctctcatattactgctgctttcacatcacccctgttactagtgcttttccagtgcgtgtgaattgacaactcagttgttaaggcttataagtattttttacctccccttgtgtcgaatcaataaatttgggttttacttccctcgaagactgttgcgatcccctatacttgtgggtcatcactaaacaattttagaatttgaacagttttaaatttgacaattttaaaatttgaacattttttaaagttGAACATTTTTAACTGAACAGTTTCaaagtttgaacaattttaaaacttgaaaatttttaaaaaatttaaatttgtatactttccaaatttgaacggttttcaaatttgaacgtttttcagatttgaacggttttcagatttgaattttttttaaatttaaacattttctcaatttgaacaatttttaaaaattaaaattttcgaatctaaaaaaatataaacaaaactgaaaacagaaaatagaaaagaaaaacagaaaaagaaaccagaaaaggaaaaaagaaaaaggaaaatcaaTAGATGCGAACCTATTTTACGGCAGCCCCAGCCCACACGGCCCAGGTGATGTATTACATCACCGTTCTGAATAGATGCGAAGCCACGCTACGTAACATCAACTCTAGCACATCCCATATCGTCCTGAAAACGCGACGGCGAGCCGGTATGGGTTTcagcttttttttttgggttAGACCAGACCCCATATAGGTGGTCTGGTGTGGAAAATGGATTCAGGCCGTAGCTCAAACCGTCAAAATACCCGCATATATAGCGGTCGGCGAGGCGGATGGGGGCCAAATCCCATCCGCTTCTCCACCTCTTCGCCTCCCGCCGATGTGAAATCGCCACCTCCCGCCGGCGACGATGGTGGCAGGGCACGGCCGCGGGGGCGGCCAGGTAGATCGCGGGGGCGGCCAGGTAGGTCGCGGAGGACGCTCCACCGAGCGCGATGGGAGCTCCACCGCTCCTTCTGCTGGCGAGAAGACGGAGGCGGAGAAGGTCAGGTCGGACGCGGCGCGCATCCGCGGTAGCTACCGCTACCGCAACTACGgcgtcgcgccgccgcccgccttcgCCAAGCTGGAGTCCGACCGCTACCGCCGCGGCCGCGCCTCCACCCCTTCCGcggcgtcggcgtcgtcgagCTCCCTCTAGCGCCCTTCGACGGTGTTGGTAGtgaagatggaggaggacgacgccgagCCGCCGCGGCTCCCGCAGCCGCGATTCGCGCCCGGGGACTACCTCGACGACGCGCAGCTGGAGCGCCTCCTCCCGTAGCCCGGCTTGAACGCGGGGCTCGCGCCGGGCGACTTCGTGGAGGAGCGCGACCTCGACAATGTGGTCGGCCTCGTCACGCGCTCGAGCCAGCGCCACGCGGACAAGGCCGATGAATGGCGGCGCATCGCGGAGGAGCAGGGCCGAGTGTTCGTCGACCTCGGCAGCGACACGGAGTGACGCGGCCGCTTCGACATGCCGCCGTCACGTTATAGGGCTCCGGTGTGTATCCCGTACCAATTTTGCTGTTCGAGGTTGCCTTGGCGGCAGATTTCAACTCAAATGTAGCAAATTCGAGTTCCTTTTTCTGTAATGTAGTCGAATGTAGGATCAATGTATGTATGAACAGTCTTTCGCGCGTTTTTTATTTAAAATTTGCAGTTCTATATGCCGTATCTGAACTAGGAGCGTGTTCTTGGATCCCCAAATCCGCGTTAGGTGCCTTGAATACGTGAATTTGGAGTTTGGGGTTTGATGCTTCTGCTACAGATGCTCTAAATAGTTTGCGACGCAACGCGAGGCGAGCACCAGAATATATAGAAAGGAAGCCGCCGTGATTATGCCATCCCAAAATAGAACCAAAACCCTACGCGTGAATCCTGATGGCGATCGTGAGCGCGTCCAGATGCGCAGCGGAGACGGAGCAGGGAGCGCACGTCTTCGAGATCACCGGGTACAGCCTGCACCGGGGCATCGGGGTCGGCCGCTTCCTCCGCTCCGCCACCTTCGCCGTCGGCGGCCACGACTGGTCCGTGCTCCTGTACCCGGACGGAGCCGACGAGCACCGCCGCGACTGCATCTCCGTGGGCGTCGAGCTGATGAGCGCTAACAGGCCCACTGCGTTGCCGGTGCGGGCGACCTCTTCGCTCTGTTTCTTCCACCGGGCCACCCGGATGTTCTCCTGGTCGTCCCCGCCGGCCAAGTTCACCTTCGGCCGCCCGACGTCGTGGAGGCACTGCTTCTTCTCCGTAAGGAGGAGCCTGCTAGAGGGATCCGGCTACACTGCCGGCGACCGCGTCATGATCAAGTGCGTCGTGGCCGTCGTCAAGGACCCAGGGATTCCTCCCAGtgtccacgcgccgccgccgtcggacaTCAAGGAGCACCTTCGTACTCTGCTGGAGAGCAAGGAGCACGCGGACGTGACGTTCGAGGTTGGAGGGGAGGAATTCCCTGCTCACAGGCTCGTTCTAGCCATGCAATCCCCTGTATTCAAGGCACAGCTCTACGGGTTGACAAAGGAAGAGGATACGCCGGGCCGCATTGTCGTCCGCGACATAGACATAGAGCCGTCTGTCTTCAGGGCTCTCCTGCATTTTATCTACACTGATTCCCTGCCTTCCATGGAGAATGGTCATCCTCCTGGAGATGACACGAAAGATATGATGATCCAACACTTGCTCGCGGCCGCGGATCGGTATGCTGTACAAAGGCTCAAGTCAGTGTGCGAAAGCATCCTCTGCAAGGGGATTGACACCAGGTCCGTCCTAACTACTCTGGGTTTAGCCGATCGACATAACTGCACCGGCCTCAAAGCAGATGCTTGCATTCAGTTCATCGTCTCCTTGCGAAAAACAGATGATGTGGTGGCATCCCAAGGCCACAGTCAGCTCAAAAGAACATGTCCAGTTGCTTCAGTAGAAACGTGGGAGAAACTTAACGGAGCGTGACGCTATTTCTGTAGCATGCCTCTTTCTAGAGAAAATGTAATCTGAACGATAAATGCTTATTGTTGATACTCCTATACTAATTAGCAGAGTAACCACTCGCTCGTTTCATAATTCATGTCGTGGATTTAGATATATCTAGCCATATTTTAATTAGGTATTGCGACAAGAATGATGAGACAGAGGGAGTAGCAACTATGATGGTGGCTTGCTATCGGATTTTTCGATTCAACAGTTTTTAGGTTATGAGAAATTTCACTACTGGAAGAACGGTGTTTTTTAAAAATTTATAATTCGATATTGTGTGATATACAAAATTCTATATAGTCGCAATACATTCACATAAGAATTAGTAGTACGATACCACATCTTTACACATCTGTACCTGTCGTCGTTGTCTGAATAAGGCATCTGTACATGTAGAGATTGTTGGTGGCACCACAACCCACCATGCATCTCTATTTTCTTTGTTCTGTGGGACATGTATGTACAGGAGCAGCAAGCAGGGGATGAGCTAGTTGGGCGCGAAGCGATCGAACAACATGTACACCGTCGCGTCCGACATCCCGCCGCCGCAAGCTACAGTCTCTTTCCGGTCGAGACGGGGATTCCCGGCCGCTGCGGCTACCTTGTTTCCATGGACGACGGCCCTTCCCGTCTGCTGTTGTTGGTGCCCGTTGTTGCTCACCGCCGGCGCCGTGGCCTGCCTCTTCTTGCCACGCAGAACGGCGGAGAGCTCGCTCAACCAGACGGCGCCGGGCATGTCGGAACTTGTCATCGTGGAAGACATGACGTTGTCGTTGATGCGGTGCGGTGCGGCCGGCCGGCCTTGATCTCGCCTAGAGATTCCTGGAATGGAATGGGACGAACTGGTCACCGAAGGAACGAAAGAGATGATCTGGATGCTAACGTACGGGACTTAATTTGCAAATTGAAGGGGATCAACTTGGATTTATACAGGAACCAGGTAGTTAGAGGTGTTGGGCCCCACACGGCAAACCGCGAATACCAGCACAGATTAACGCATATGCTCTGTCGTCGTCTCATCCTATCGCCACGCTGTCTCCACATGTGAGTAGGATCGGTTAGTTCAGTTGTACAGAATTGCACGGCACGCGATGCATACCGATAACGTACCACTTTGCTTTGCGAGCTAACCATTCTGATCCTGTTAAGATGTCCCTCTAGTTCTCAACTGGGTTACAGCATCAATCACGGACACACCTCAACGGATTCAAGTTTCAGAAATAGGGATCGggagagaggaagaagacagCGAAAATAGAACCGTACCGTTCAGCCGTGATCCTGACCTGCTCGTTGGACACACTCAGGTCATGATTACTGAAATTCCTGTGAAGAGATATATGCCATTTTGCATTTTTGTAACAGGATTTTTCTCTCTAGTTTTAAAATGTTGTTTTGCCATAGTTAATGGAACTGAAAAGACAAGTTTCCTTGGCTCGCTGCAGAGGATACTAGTATGTTATTATCCGGTCGGCGGCTCGGCACCGCAGTGCATTGCCAGGCCCGCGCCTGCTCCCCCACCGCACCTCTCCTCTGTCGCCGTCCCCTACAGCCCCAGCTCCAATCCAGTCTACCCGCGTGCTCAGCTCGACGGCCATCGCGGCCGCGCTGGCACCCCGCGGGAGGACGTCCTGGTCTCCTACAGGTGACCTATCTGTTCCTTGTCTGATCCCTTATTTCTGAACCAAAATGTGTCAAACTGAAATTACAGCTAGAGAGGATGCAGAGTTTAGCTATGAGATTGAACATATGTACATGTAGAATGAGTAAAGACAGTCTTCACAGAAATTTCAGAGCCAAATGAGAATCTCGACATAACCATTTTATTTCCACTCCTACAGAACAAATGAACAATACCATTGACTTGTTGGTTGCATACCTTTGCTATGTGCTTGTAGGGcggccctagctggcgctcgcgCGCCAGGATTAAATCAAGCGATCGGTTTCGGACAACCCAATTTGGGAATAAAACCATAAAAACGCGTTTTCCCTTTCGTGGTAATTGTGGACCACAGAGGTTACGTGCCTTAATTGATTTGCCTTCCGCTCGTGACAATTCCCTTTCCGCTCGTGGCAATTCTCTTTCGTGGCAATTCCCTTTCCGCTCGTGACACAAGTTGGGTTGTCGTACGTTAATTTGCTTGCTCGCACGTGGGCAATTCCCTTTACATGTTCACGTAGTAAAATATTAACTATTCCCTTATTCTCTTTTTGGGCtagtgaaattttagggttaaaaAAAGGGAGGGGAGCAGACATAATCCACTTGCAAATGAAATGAACTACGACTTGCAACATGACAATTCCCTTCTTCCGCAATTCCCTTCTTGGTAACATAATAATGTAGGTGTTGGTTAAGCTTCCATATACATGTTGATAAAGACTGAATGGGAGTGTTGGTAACATATGGACTAAGGTGTTGATGAAGAgttcatgggagggttgataagtagagttgataaacaaaaaggaccacctttgtctacagaaaaagaaagaaagaagatggtaacaagagagtagatgggttgataaaacattgagccacataTTGATCAAGAGTGCGTGGGagagttgataagtaggttcccttattcccttgaaaaaccaaaaaaaggaccacctttgtgtacaggaaaagaaaaaaaagaaggaggtaacaagagagtagatgggttggtaaaaacattgagccacctattgatgaagattgcatgggagggttgataagtaggttcccttgttcccttaaaaaacaaaaaggaccacctttgtgtacaggaaaagaaaaaaaagaaggaggtaacaagagagtagatgggttggtaaaaacattgagccacctattgatgaagattgcatgggagggttgataagtaggttcccttgttcccttaaaaaataaaaaggaccacctttgtgtacaggaaaagaaaaaaaagaaggaggtaacaagagagtagatgggttggtaaaacattgagccaactattgatgaagagtgcatcggatggttgataagtaggttcccttgttcccttaaaaaacaaaaaggaccacctttgtgtacaggaaaagaaaaaaaagaaggaggtaacaagagagtagatgggttggtaaaacattgagccaactATTGATgaaagagtgcatcggatggttgataagtaggttcccttgttcccttaaaaaacaaaaatgaccacctttgtgtacaggaaaaagaaaaaaaataaggaggtaacaagagagtagatgggttggtaaaacattgagccacctattgatgaagagtgcatcggatggttgataagtaggttcccttgttcccttaaaaaacaaaaaggaccacctttgtgtacaggaaaaaaaaaaaaagaaggaggtaacaagagagtagatgggttggtaaaacattgagccacctattgatgaagattgcatgggagggttgataagtaggttcccttgttcccttaaaaaacaaaaaggaccacctttgtgtacgggaaaagaaaaaaagaaggaggtaacaagagagtagatgggttggtaaaacattgagccacctattgatgaagattgcatgggagggttgataagtaggttcccttgttcccttaaaaaacaaaaaggaccacctttgtgtacgaggaaaagaaaaaaagaaggaggtaacaagagagtagatgggttggtaaaacattgagccacctattgatgaagagtgcatcggatggttgataagtaggttcccttgttcccttaaaaaacaaaaaggaccacctttgtgtacaggaaaagaaaaaaaaaagaaggaagtaacaagagagtagatgggttggtaaaacattgagccacctattgatgaagagtgcatcggatggttgataagtaggttcccttgttcccttaaaaaacaaaaagaccacctttgtgtacaggaaaagaaaaaaaaagaaggaggtaacaagagagtagatgggttggtaaaacattgagccaactATTGATgaaagagtgcatcggatggttgataagtaggttcccttgttcccttaaaaaacaaaaatgaccacctttgtgtacaggaaaaagaaaaaaaagaaggaggtaacaagagagtagatgggttggtaaaacattgagccacctattgatgaagattgcatgggagggttgataagtaggttcccttgttcccttaaaaaacaaaaaggaccacctttgtgtacaggaaaaagaaaaaaagaaggaggtaacaagagagtagatgggttggtaaaacattgagccacctattgatgaagattgcatgggagggttgataagtaggttcccttgttcccttaaaaaacaaaaaggaccacctttgtgtacagaaaaataaaaaaaagaaggaggtaacaagagagtagatgggttggtaaaacattgagccacctattgatgaagattgcatgggagggttgataagtaggttcccttgttcccttaaaaaacaaaaaggaccacatttgtgtacaggaaaagaaaaaaaagaaggaggtaacaagagagtagatgggttggtaaaacattgagccacctattgatgaagagtgcatcagatggttgataagtaggttcccttgttcccttaaaaaacaaaaaggaacacctttgtgtacaggaaaagaaaaaaagaaggaggtaacaagagagtagatgggttggtaaaacattgagccacctattgatgaagattgcatgggaggcttgataagtaggttcccttattcccttaaaaaaccaaaaaggaccacctttatctacagaaaaagaaagaaagaagatggtaacaagagagtagatgggttgataaaacattgagccacctattgatgaagattgcatgggagggttgataagtaggttcccttattcccttaaaaaaccaaaaaaggaccacctttgtctacagaaaaagaaagaaagaagatggtaacaagagagtagatgggttgataaaacattgagccacctattgatcaagattgcatgggagggttgataagtaggttcccttgttcccttaaaaaaccaaaaaaggaccacctttgtctacagaaaaagaaagaaagaagatggtaacaagagagtagatgggttgataaaacattgagccacctattgatcaagattgcatgggagggttgataagtaggttcccttgttcccttaaaaaatcaaaaaggaccacctttgtctacagaaaaagaaagaaagaagatggtaacaagagagtagatgggttgataaaacattgagccacatattgatgaagagtgcatgggagggatgataagtaggttcccttattcccttaaaaaaccaaaaaggaccacctttgtctacagaaaagaaagaaagaagatggtaacaagagagtagatgggttgataaaacattgagccacctattgatgaagattgcatgggaggtttgataagtaggttcccttattcccttaaaaaaccaaaaaggagcacctttgtctacagaaaagaaagaaataagctggtaacaagagagtagatgtgttgataaaacattgagccacctattgatgaagattgcatgggagggttgataagtaggttcccttatgggagggttgataagtaggttcccttattcccttaaaaaaccaaaaagaaccacctttgtctacgaaaaagaaagaaagaagatggtaacaagagagtagatgggttgataaaacattgagccacctattgatgaagattgcatgggagggttgataattaggttcccttattcccttaaaaaaccaaaaggaccacctttgtctacagaaaaagaaagaaataaggaggtaacaagagagtagatgggttgataaaacattgagccggatattgatcaagagtgcatgggagggttgataattaggttcccttattcccttaaaaaaccaaaaaggaccacctttgtctacagaaaaaagaaaagaaataaggaggtaacaagagagtagatgggttgataaaaacattgagccagatattgatcaagagtgcatgggagggttgataattaggttcccttattcccttaaaaaaccaaaaaggaccacctttgtctacagaaaaagaaaagaaataagatggtaacaagagagtagatgggttgataaaaacattgagccagatattgatcaagagagcatgggagggttgataattagGTTCCCTAATTCCcttaaaaaccaaaaaggaccacctttgtctacagaaaaagaaagaaataaggaggtaacaagagagtagatgggttggtaaaacattgagccacctattgataaagagtgcatgggagggttgataagtaggttcccttgttcccttaagaaaccaaaaaggaccaactttgtgtacaaaaaagagaaataaaaacaagGAGGTAacaaagagagtagatgggttgataaaacattgagtcacctattgatgaagagtgcatgggatgggtggtaagtaggttcccttgttcccttaaaaaacaaaaaagaccacctttgtgtacaaaaaaagaaaaaagaagggggtaacaaaagagtagatgggttggtaaaacattgagccacctattcatgaagagtgcatgggagggttgataagtaggttaccTTGTTCCCTAAAATAACAAAAAGGACCACATTTGTCTACGagaaaaaaggaagaaagaagatggttagaggataatagatgggttgataaaacattaagtcacctgttgatgaagagtgtatgggagggttgataagtaggttcccttgttgccttaaaaaacaaaaaggaccacctttgtgtacagaaaaaaaagcaggtaacaaaagagtagatgtgTTGGTAAAACATTAAGCCACCTATTGATTAAGAttacatgggagggttgataaagtaggttcccttattcccttaaagaaccataaaggaccacctttgtctatagaaaaagaaagaaagaagaaggtaacaatagagtagatgggttggtaaaacattgagtcacctattgacgaagagtgcatgggagggttgataagtaggttcccttgttcccttaaaataccaaaaaggaccacctttgtgtagagaaaaagaaaaaaaaggaggtaacaaaatagtagatgggttggtaaaaacattgaggcacctattgatgaagagtgcatgggaggggtgataagtaggttcccttattaCCTTAAAATACCAAAAAGTACCACATTTGTctatagaaaaagaaagaaaataagatggtaacaagagagtagataggttggtaaaacattgagccacctattgatgaagagtgcatgggagggttgataagtaggttcaccCTATTCAcgtgagaaacaaaaaagaaaccaaaaggttcatatataagaaaaaaaaatagatgcAGCTAAAAATAACGAAAATGGGTCGGTAACACGTGAACTCATGTGTTGATGAATACTGAATGCATGGGTAGATAATTATTTTTTCCCTTGCTCCCTTAAAAAACAAGAAGGACCACCTTTTGTctacaacaaaaaataaaaaaagaaactaaaaagaaagaggtaacaaaaaattaaatgggttggtaaaacattaac encodes:
- the LOC124655665 gene encoding BTB/POZ and MATH domain-containing protein 2-like, with product MAIVSASRCAAETEQGAHVFEITGYSLHRGIGVGRFLRSATFAVGGHDWSVLLYPDGADEHRRDCISVGVELMSANRPTALPVRATSSLCFFHRATRMFSWSSPPAKFTFGRPTSWRHCFFSVRRSLLEGSGYTAGDRVMIKCVVAVVKDPGIPPSVHAPPPSDIKEHLRTLLESKEHADVTFEVGGEEFPAHRLVLAMQSPVFKAQLYGLTKEEDTPGRIVVRDIDIEPSVFRALLHFIYTDSLPSMENGHPPGDDTKDMMIQHLLAAADRYAVQRLKSVCESILCKGIDTRSVLTTLGLADRHNCTGLKADACIQFIVSLRKTDDVVASQGHSQLKRTCPVASVETWEKLNGA